AAGGACTAGTCCAAATCTCGGATGAAGGTGCGCTTCGCAAAATTGTCATCGAAATTCTCGATAACAACCCGCAATCAATCGAGGACTTTAAGAGTGGTAAGCAAAAAGCAGTCGGCTTCCTTGTCGGGCAGATGATGAAGGCGACAAAAGGCCAGGCTAACCCGCAAATGGTTAACCAATTGATTATGGACGAATTGAAGAAACGATAAGTATGCAGAAATGCAAAACCCGCCTTTGTATAGGCGGGTTTTTTGGTTAAAGAGTTCTAAAATATATATTGCAAATATTTGGAATTTGATGGTAGTGTAAAAATAAGGGGGGATGGAATATGAAACGATTCAGCTTGTTGTCCATATTACTCATTATCATTGGAATCATCGCCTATGTGATTAACAGGTCTATAGGAGAAAATGCAGAGCTATTTATCTTGATTGGGTTCATATGCTTATTTGTCGCGGTTATTCTCGGTTTTATGGCTATAGCAAAAAATGAAGCAGGTAAGTTGAAGTATCTAACTATTCTTATGGCTTTTGTCGTTTTGGGATTCGTGACTTGGATGGAGCCCTTTCAGATTGTGAGGGTGCTGACTTGGTTGAAGAATATTTGAACAGGAAGATACTTGAAACTAATCGATGTGTAATGATGCCCTTTCAAAAGACAGATTATGATGAAGTGAAGCAGTTATATATGAATCAGGAAGTGAGAAGATATTTAGGCGGCGTGCGGAAAGAAGAGGAGCTGCCGCTAATATTTGATGAGATGTGTCATACGAGGGATGAGAATCATTGGGTAGTCAGGAATAAGGACACGAATGGTTTAGTTGGGGTTATTTCGTTAGGCCCCCATCATGATGGGTCCTTCCATGAAATCTCCTATCAGCTTTTGCCAGAATGGTGGGGGAACGGCTATGGATTGGAAGCCGTTCGGACCATTCTTGATTATGCCTTTGATGTGCTGCATTTACCTAAAGTCATAGCGGAAACACAGATCGCCAATCTGCCATCACGAAAATTGCTGGAGAAAGCGGGAATGCGGGAGGAGCAACGACTGATTCGGTTTGGTGCGGAGCAAGTCATCTATACAATGGCAAAACAGTGAATTCTGTTACTTAAAAGCACTTCTGAGTCTCATGACATTATAGAATAAGGCTGCATCCCTGCCCATATTCGTCTGGCGGTTTATTTTCGGACGCAAGCAGTCCAAAAACAGATCATCACAATATTTGCATGGACCATATCTTTGATAACAATCATCGTGGCGCTTGCAGCAGGAGTCCACTGCATTGGTTGGAGAACCGGGACCTGAACATCCTGGACCGCAATAGCGGTATCCAGGCACACAAAAACCTCTTTTTCGTTTTGGATTTCTCATAAATAACCCTCCGTTAAGTCGGACATGCTTCTATAGTTTATGCTG
The nucleotide sequence above comes from Pradoshia eiseniae. Encoded proteins:
- a CDS encoding GNAT family N-acetyltransferase, with the translated sequence MVEEYLNRKILETNRCVMMPFQKTDYDEVKQLYMNQEVRRYLGGVRKEEELPLIFDEMCHTRDENHWVVRNKDTNGLVGVISLGPHHDGSFHEISYQLLPEWWGNGYGLEAVRTILDYAFDVLHLPKVIAETQIANLPSRKLLEKAGMREEQRLIRFGAEQVIYTMAKQ
- a CDS encoding Parvovirus coat protein VP1-like protein: MRNPKRKRGFCVPGYRYCGPGCSGPGSPTNAVDSCCKRHDDCYQRYGPCKYCDDLFLDCLRPKINRQTNMGRDAALFYNVMRLRSAFK